From Hydra vulgaris chromosome 07, alternate assembly HydraT2T_AEP, a single genomic window includes:
- the LOC136082570 gene encoding uncharacterized protein LOC136082570: MTQDDNGIFIYIDPTLSNAIKIKSFLSKLNKKQRFSKDEYESIYLSDPVPPRLYGLIEAHKRVKSYLMRVIVSTIGTPCYGISNYLVRRIQSVLNENPMRLKNSKDFINKTKSWLIDKDEIQKQLLDQLNKSVSYKNSTKLTLTETKQLIELCLFRCYFLWNSEIHELENSGPIGLSFMVVLAESFIQYHEEKAIKMAMTMIPSIDIKSFHRYVDDSHTRFSNFKQAEQFQTILNRQHPSLKYTIEVENKNKILNFLDITVINNTQGKYEFKVYRKDAITNIQIKPHSNLDPKILKAIFNGYIYKAYSKCSENHLEDEINFLIQVLTENGYDEKMLKDISYHARKKCLANKNEILSNSNNLPTIYLPWIPIIFPRLRRVF; this comes from the exons ATGACACAAGATGATAATggaatatttatata tattgatCCCACTCTAAgtaatgcaattaaaataaagtCTTTTCTTTCAAAGCTTAACAAAAAGCAACGTTTTTCTAAAGATGAATATGAAAGCATATATCTGAGTGATCCTGTTCCACCACGTTTGTATGGGTTAATTGAAGCTCATAAACGAGTCAAATCTTATCTGATGAGAGTCATTGTATCAACTATTGGCACACCTTGTTATGGAATTTCAAATTACTTGGTTAGAAGAATACAATCGGTCTTAAATGAAAATCCTATGaggttaaaaaattcaaaagactttattaacaaaactaagtCGTGGTTAATTGACAAAGATGAAATACAG AAGCAACTTTTggatcaattaaataaaagtgtttctTACAAAAACTCAACTAAGCTTACTTTAACTGAAACGAAACAACTAATTGAACTTTGTTTGTTTCGTTGTTATTTCTTGTGGAACAGTGAGATTCATGAGTTAGAGAATTCAGGCCCAATTGGATTGTCTTTTATGGTTGTTTTGGCTGAATCTTTTATACAATACCATGAGGAAAAGGCAATAAAAATGGCAATGACAATGATTCCTTCAATTGATATTAAATCCTTTCATAGATATGTAGATGATAGCCACACTAGGTTTTCTAACTTTAAGCAAGCGGAACAGTTCCAAACAATCCTTAACAGACAACAtccttctttaaaatatactattgaagttgaaaataaaaataagatacttAACTTTTTGGATAtaactgttattaataatacaCAAGGAAAATATGAGTTTAAAGTTTACAGGAAAGATGCTATAACCAATATCCAAATCAAACCTCATTCTAATCTTGAtcccaaaattttaaaagcaatattcaACGGATATATATACAAAGCATACTCAAAATGCAGCGAAAATCATTTAGAAgatgagataaattttttaattcaagtgttAACTGAAAATGGGTACGatgaaaaaatgcttaaagaTATTTCTTATCACGCtcgaaaaaaatgtttagcaaataaaaatgaaattctatCAAACTCTAATAACCTTCCTACAATTTATTTACCATGGATACCAATAATATTTCCCAGACTTAGAAGAGTATTCTGA